In Sphaerisporangium krabiense, the DNA window GCGGGCCATCCACAGGGCGGCGCGGTAGAGCAGGATCGCGGGCAGGAGCATCAGGCCGAGCGGGAGCAGCCCGATCCGTCCGCCGGGGATGGCGAAGCCGGCGTGGTGCGCGGCGAGCCAGACCTGGCAGGCGGCGCGGAAGACGCCGGGGAGTCCCTGCCCGAAGGCGCCGCGCGGGGCGGCGATCCACCCGATGAGGGTGAGGGTGGTCAGAACGGCGAGGCCGGCGCCGAGGGTGGAGGCGGCGGCGAGCATGCCGGAGACGGGCAACGGGCGGCGCGTCTCGTCGTCGTCGCCCCCGCTCCCGGGGATACGCCCGAGTACGGCGCGGGGAGCCGCACGGAGTTGGTCGAAGAGGGCCGTCACAGTAGTCGATGCTCTCAGGCCGGACGGGGCGGGCGAACGTAGGCGCCCCGCGTGTCGCCCCGTTTGTCCCCTCGCCGCCCGATACCTGCACGCCGCTCGTCCCTGGACGGCATGGCGTCCCGGCGCCGGGGTGTCCGTTTCAGGATAATGTCGCGCATTTTCCGGGCGGTTCGCGCTCCTTTCGTGGAGGCCCATACACAGGCCGGTGTCCGCATCCTGCAACGTGCCGTTTCCTGGTCGGGCAGGGGGCAGTCGGGGCGCGGCTGACCTGGGACGACGCGTGGTGGCACGTATATGCGCGACAGTCCGGGAACGGCTGACAGGAAACGGCCACGGCCGTGCAACTTGCTGCCGCGCCCCCGTCTGTCGTGGGGGCGGTGAATCCCGCAGAGTTGTGGGTGAGAGAACGGTCGAGCCGCGAAGGAAAGCGAGAGAAGAAAATGTCGAGCCTCACCGCCCACCCGGACTCCGGCCTCGTTTCCCGGATTTCCACCGTGGTCGTCTCCGCCGCCGTCGCGTTCGGAATCGCCGCCGCCGGGTACACCGCCGTGAATTCGGGGACCACCTGGGACTCCCACTCGCGCGTCGCGGCCCTCGGCACCACCTGGGACGTCGCACCGGCCGGTACGACCTGGGACAGCGCGCCCGCCGACGGCACGGGCACCACCTGGGACTCCGCGCCCGCGCGCACCAACGGCACGACCTGGGACTGAGAAAAGCCCGGCGAAACGCCATCCGAGATCAGCAAGAACCGCACGAATTCGCCGGGACCGGGAATCAACCGATCGACGCGATGAGAATATCGGCCCCGCCGCCACGGCAATGGACGCGGCATCTCCGGCAGGCCGACGGGGAATCGGCCGTCCGCGTGGACACGGCGGACGAGACCGCGCCCCCCGCGCACATCATGACCGCAGCCGCCGCTCTCGCCGACCCGGCCGTCACCCCCCGGCGATCGAGCGCCTGCGAGCCCCTCGCCTTTCTCTGAGGCCCCGCGCCTCTGCCGTCAAGCCCTCCCTCGCCGAGTCCGGAAACGCGGAAGCGCCCGGCGGGTGGCCGGGCGCTTCCGAGGTGGTCACCGCTGGACGATGGTCCGGTGCGGCGTTCCTGATGCCGGTCAGCGGGAACGCATGACCTCGCGCATGAGGCGCGCCGTCTCGCTGGGGGTCTTGCCGACGCGCACGCCGACCTTCTCCAGCGCCTCCTTCTTGGCCTGGGCGGTGCCGGCGGAGCCGGACACGATGGCCCCGGCGTGGCCCATGGTCTTGCCCTCGGGGGCGGTGAAGCCCGCGACGTAGGCGACGACCGGCTTGGTGACGTGCTGCTCGATGTAGGCCGCCGCGCGCTCCTCGGCGTCGCCGCCGATCTCGCCGATCATCACGATCGCGTCGGTGCCGGGGTCGTTCTGGAACGCCTCCAGCGCGTCGATGTGCGTGGTGCCGATCACCGGGTCGCCGCCGATGCCGACGGCGGTGGAGAAGCCGATGTCGCGCAGCTCGTACATGAGCTGGTAGGTCAGCGTGCCGGACTTGCTGACCAGGCCGATGCGGCCCGCCGTGGTGATGTCGGCGGGGATGATGCCGGCGTTGGAGGCGCCGGGCGAGGCGATGCCGGGGCAGTTCGGGCCGATGATGCGGGTCCTGCCGCCCTTGGAGATGGCGTACGCCCAGAACTCGGTGGTGTCGTGGACCGGCACGCCCTCGGTGATGACGACGGCGAGGGGGATCTCGGCGTCGACGGCCTCGATGACCGCGGACTTGGTGCCCGCCGGCGGCACGAAGATCACGGTGACGTCGGCGCCGGTGGCGGCCATGGCCTCGGCGACGGTCGCGAAGACGGGCAGCTCGACACCGTCGAAGTCGACGGTGGTGCCGGCCTTGCGGGGGTTCGTCCCGCCGACGACCTTTGCACCGGCCTTGAGCATGCGCCGGGTGTGCTTGGAGCCCTCGGACCCCGTGATGCCCTGGACGATGATCTTGCTGTTCTCGGTCAGCCAGATTGCCATTACGCACCTACCGCGGCGAGCTCGGCGGCCCGCTTGGCCGCGTCGTCCATCGTGTCAACGAGTTCGACCCGGGGCAGGCCCGCGTCGGAGAGGATCTGCCGCCCCAGGGCGGCGTTGTTGCCGTCCAGGCGGACGACGAGCGGGTGCGTCACGGCCTCGCCGCGGTCACCGAGCAGTTTGAAGGCCGAGACGA includes these proteins:
- the sucD gene encoding succinate--CoA ligase subunit alpha: MAIWLTENSKIIVQGITGSEGSKHTRRMLKAGAKVVGGTNPRKAGTTVDFDGVELPVFATVAEAMAATGADVTVIFVPPAGTKSAVIEAVDAEIPLAVVITEGVPVHDTTEFWAYAISKGGRTRIIGPNCPGIASPGASNAGIIPADITTAGRIGLVSKSGTLTYQLMYELRDIGFSTAVGIGGDPVIGTTHIDALEAFQNDPGTDAIVMIGEIGGDAEERAAAYIEQHVTKPVVAYVAGFTAPEGKTMGHAGAIVSGSAGTAQAKKEALEKVGVRVGKTPSETARLMREVMRSR